In Terriglobales bacterium, a single genomic region encodes these proteins:
- a CDS encoding alpha/beta fold hydrolase, translated as MSSPAGHSHTGLNLPEGIEELGLDLQGSHIRYLCGGTGPALLFIHGLLGYSFSWRFNLPVLAKHRTVYAPDLLGAGFSDRPPGLDCSLRATALRVLQFLEALRITACGVVGTSHGGAIAMMLAAICAQQDRVKVGRLTLVAPVNPWSSHGRWITRVLGTATGASLVRAVAPHSQFAYGRVLQRLYGDTSRIPPGTLEGYSAPFEIPGAIEYPLSVVRTWRKDLKELQFLLPKIASIPTLLIWGSADRAVLPSSASRLREQFENCNLIMLHGAGHLPYEEMPHDFNRALIDFVVNKSGTETLDSKPRQL; from the coding sequence ATGTCATCACCCGCGGGCCACTCGCATACCGGGCTCAACCTTCCGGAAGGCATAGAGGAACTCGGTCTGGACCTTCAAGGTTCGCACATCCGCTACCTGTGTGGCGGAACTGGTCCCGCGCTTCTCTTTATCCACGGACTTCTGGGGTACTCATTCTCCTGGCGTTTTAATTTACCTGTCTTGGCGAAGCACAGGACTGTCTACGCTCCCGACTTGCTGGGTGCGGGTTTTTCAGATCGCCCGCCGGGACTCGATTGCTCCCTGCGCGCAACCGCATTGCGGGTGCTCCAGTTCCTTGAGGCATTACGAATTACTGCCTGTGGTGTAGTCGGTACTTCCCACGGAGGCGCGATTGCCATGATGCTTGCCGCCATCTGCGCCCAACAAGATCGTGTAAAGGTTGGGAGACTAACACTGGTCGCGCCAGTGAATCCCTGGTCGTCACACGGGCGGTGGATTACGCGAGTTCTGGGGACCGCGACTGGCGCGTCGCTAGTCCGCGCAGTAGCTCCGCACAGCCAATTCGCCTATGGACGGGTTCTCCAGCGATTGTATGGGGACACTAGCCGCATCCCGCCGGGAACGTTGGAAGGCTACTCCGCCCCCTTCGAAATTCCCGGTGCAATCGAATATCCCCTGTCGGTGGTGCGTACCTGGCGCAAAGACCTGAAGGAATTGCAATTCCTTCTACCAAAGATTGCATCCATCCCCACCTTACTGATCTGGGGTTCGGCCGACCGCGCCGTTCTTCCCAGTTCGGCGTCCCGCCTCAGGGAGCAGTTCGAAAATTGTAATCTCATAATGCTGCACGGTGCGGGTCACTTACCATATGAAGAAATGCCGCACGATTTCAATCGCGCCTTGATTGATTTTGTGGTCAACAAGAGCGGCACCGAGACATTAGACAGTAAGCCGCGGCAACTATGA